A window of the Fulvia fulva chromosome 3, complete sequence genome harbors these coding sequences:
- a CDS encoding Cell division control protein 1 — translation MRFQHHVTQTFRRIVRHYPFLRKLSLTTTILTIVWFYIVYSGERSTFESHIKACHWDKWEEWPHDATPHHLLFVADPQLVDPHTYPGRPWPLSSLTEKYTDLYMTRNFRLANEQLNPDSIVFLGDLFDGGREWTPKRARMLKSWQRDQLVKLAILREGEREGQKTASPEFVPGENGRWAKYGDTQWQSEYDRFGRIFFAKEQLYPKVERNLVPTWLMAEDPVSVANGAPSPGWHEYAIDGRHREIKTSLPGNHDLGFGSGVQSAVRDRFQSHFGETNTVYVLGNHTFVSLDVPSLSSFDESSQEEMTVERQNKYSNVWKPTNDFLDGVNTSAAKVVSRHLNQYYPGAHPGVKTWHGVTATQEESLRGKRDVTASTTQSPKLPVVLLSHVPLFRKPDTDCGKLREKGKAITVARGYQYQNVLTPTLSNLITKKVSKAGDIEHIFSGDDHDYCELTHRFNVGRWNEEENKEQVVLKTIREITVKSFSWAMGVRRPGFQLVSLWNPVDSTGKTVGTPLPTIQSHLCLLPDQLGLFINYAMLLGWTLLLLAVRAIVLGLRKPVETDDDADDDFTSKLALPRYQARSSSKTPMNGHANGYASPNKDQSTGATGRQRASSTSIQSSGNSNQNLSVQRTYNARTRSVSPNVTASSALNMGESFNPAPAGPLIDRAGYFPQLRWQDPNDSDEESHVGDDDKDEKCKRRTRTPGRARRAFKKFVASLLIVAVPAGLFYGVMIKNF, via the coding sequence ATGCGCTTCCAGCACCATGTCACCCAGACGTTTCGCCGAATCGTTCGACACTACCCATTCCTCCGCAAACTATCCCTGACCACCACCATCTTGACCATCGTATGGTTCTACATAGTCTACAGTGGTGAACGGTCCACCTTCGAATCGCACATCAAAGCATGCCACTGGGACAAGTGGGAAGAATGGCCGCACGATGCAACGCCGCATCATCTGCTCTTCGTGGCAGATCCGCAGCTGGTTGACCCGCACACATATCCTGGTCGACCATGGCCATTGTCAAGTCTGACGGAGAAGTACACGGATCTGTACATGACAAGGAACTTCCGCTTGGCCAACGAGCAACTCAATCCTGACTCGATCGTGTTCCTGGGAGATCTGTTCGATGGCGGAAGAGAGTGGACGCCAAAAAGAGCACGGATGTTGAAGTCATGGCAGAGAGACCAGCTTGTCAAGTTAGCCATCTTACGAGAGGGCGAGAGGGAAGGACAAAAGACTGCCTCTCCAGAGTTCGTGCCTGGCGAGAATGGGCGATGGGCAAAATACGGCGACACCCAGTGGCAGTCTGAATACGATCGGTTTGGCAGGATATTCTTTGCAAAAGAGCAACTATACCCCAAAGTAGAACGGAACTTGGTGCCAACGTGGCTCATGGCAGAGGATCCGGTCAGTGTCGCGAACGGTGCGCCTTCTCCCGGCTGGCACGAGTATGCTATCGATGGCAGACATCGTGAAATCAAGACGAGCCTGCCTGGGAACCACGACTTGGGATTTGGCTCGGGTGTACAGTCGGCAGTGCGAGATCGCTTCCAGAGCCACTTTGGTGAAACGAATACCGTCTACGTACTGGGCAACCACACATTCGTCAGCTTGGACGTGCCGTCACTCTCGTCATTTGATGAGTCTTCTCAAGAAGAGATGACCGTGGAGCGGCAGAACAAGTATTCGAACGTCTGGAAGCCGACGAATGACTTCTTGGACGGAGTGAACACGTCCGCGGCTAAAGTGGTGAGCCGACACCTCAACCAATACTACCCAGGAGCACACCCAGGTGTTAAGACTTGGCATGGTGTCACTGCAACACAAGAGGAAAGCCTGCGTGGGAAAAGAGATGTGACTGCTTCTACGACCCAGAGTCCGAAGCTACCAGTGGTCTTGCTATCGCACGTGCCACTCTTCCGCAAACCTGATACAGACTGTGGAAAGTTGCGCGAGAAAGGTAAGGCAATCACAGTTGCTCGGGGATATCAGTATCAGAATGTACTCACACCGACACTGTCCAACTTGATTACGAAGAAAGTGTCGAAGGCTGGTGACATCGAGCACATCTTCTCCGGCGATGATCACGACTATTGTGAACTTACACATCGCTTCAATGTTGGTCGGTGGAACGAAGAGGAGAACAAAGAGCAAGTTGTCTTGAAGACCATCAGAGAGATCACAGTGAAGTCCTTCAGCTGGGCGATGGGTGTCAGAAGGCCTGGGTTTCAGCTCGTCAGTCTCTGGAATCCTGTTGACTCAACTGGCAAAACGGTCGGCACGCCGCTCCCAACAATCCAGAGCCATCTCTGCTTACTGCCAGATCAGCTCGGCTTATTCATCAACTATGCGATGCTCTTGGGATGGACTCTACTGCTTCTTGCTGTGCGTGCCATTGTCCTTGGTCTTCGCAAGCCAGTCGAAACGGATGACGATGCCGACGATGACTTCACCAGTAAGCTGGCTTTGCCACGCTATCAAGCTCGATCCAGCTCCAAGACTCCCATGAACGGACACGCCAACGGGTATGCTAGCCCGAACAAAGACCAGAGCACTGGCGCAACAGGACGTCAACGAGCAAGCTCAACCTCAATACAATCGAGCGGTAATTCCAACCAAAACCTTAGCGTCCAGCGTACCTATAACGCCAGAACACGGAGCGTCAGTCCGAATGTCACTGCTTCCAGTGCTTTGAATATGGGCGAAAGCTTCAATCCTGCGCCAGCCGGACCTCTAATTGACCGTGCTGGGTACTTCCCACAACTCCGGTGGCAAGACCCCAATGACAGCGACGAAGAGTCGCACGTTGGTGACGACGACAAGGACGAGAAATGCAAACGGCGTACGAGGACACCGGGCAGGGCGAGAAGGGCCTTCAAGAAGTTTGTTGCTAGCCTCTTGATCGTTGCAGTGCCGGCTGGGCTCTTTTATGGTGTGATGATCAAGAATTTCTAG